From a single Methanobacterium sp. genomic region:
- a CDS encoding type II secretion system F family protein translates to MAFEGLKKVFNRIGNITVDSSKKVGGGVQAPVNKLNEMDIKNKLGPVNKLGNIRPLRRSGGITAKKTSPRVIERMKMDKDEIQMFKELIDKKYERSGKTDEEKSKRDVYQKAALEELLKEEEKESLDPKLIIGMGLIAFVLVLITVTILGLPIIMGLVIGILVIGMAAFIVFLPKLQSGRKSSEASRELPFALRQMATELRAGLGLHESMRSVALSGYGPLSEEFARTLEEIKYGETTENALMDMSERIDSDGLKRAVYQITRTLSSGGDLSRTLNVIAEDTAYELRMKLKDYTQKLNSFTMIYMFVAILGPVILMIMLIAATTVMGPIFPPIVLLILYLFLFPMVVGFMAFMIKRLEPQV, encoded by the coding sequence ATGGCTTTTGAGGGCCTGAAAAAAGTCTTCAACAGAATAGGCAATATTACGGTGGATTCGAGCAAAAAAGTTGGTGGCGGAGTACAGGCACCAGTAAATAAACTGAATGAAATGGATATAAAAAATAAACTGGGTCCTGTTAATAAATTAGGTAATATTAGACCCCTAAGAAGATCTGGAGGTATAACGGCTAAAAAAACTTCTCCCCGCGTTATAGAACGGATGAAGATGGATAAAGATGAAATCCAGATGTTCAAGGAGCTTATTGATAAAAAATACGAAAGATCAGGGAAAACCGATGAAGAAAAATCCAAAAGAGATGTATATCAAAAAGCAGCCCTTGAAGAATTACTTAAAGAAGAGGAAAAAGAAAGTCTGGACCCTAAATTAATTATAGGGATGGGTCTTATAGCTTTTGTTTTAGTTTTAATTACCGTAACTATTTTAGGCCTTCCAATAATAATGGGGCTTGTAATTGGAATTCTGGTAATTGGAATGGCTGCATTCATTGTTTTCCTGCCTAAACTACAAAGTGGAAGGAAATCATCAGAAGCATCAAGAGAATTGCCCTTTGCCCTAAGACAGATGGCAACTGAACTTCGTGCAGGACTTGGTCTTCATGAAAGTATGAGATCAGTGGCTTTATCAGGGTATGGTCCTCTTTCAGAAGAATTTGCAAGAACCCTTGAAGAAATTAAATATGGTGAAACCACAGAAAACGCTTTAATGGACATGAGCGAACGTATAGATTCCGACGGACTTAAAAGAGCAGTTTACCAGATAACCAGAACATTGTCAAGCGGTGGAGATCTATCGCGAACATTAAATGTCATCGCAGAAGATACAGCCTATGAACTGAGGATGAAGCTAAAAGATTACACTCAAAAGTTAAATTCATTTACTATGATATACATGTTCGTTGCTATACTCGGACCTGTAATTCTCATGATCATGTTAATTGCAGCAACGACTGTTATGGGGCCAATTTTCCCACCAATAGTACTTTTAATCTTGTACCTTTTCCTTTTCCCTATGGTTGTTGGGTTCATGGCATTTATGATTAAAAGACTTGAACCGCAGGTATAA
- a CDS encoding tripartite tricarboxylate transporter permease, translated as MTGLIPGIHVNTVGAFIFASSTFLLTIYSPEILCVFLISMAISHALLEFIPSIFLGVPEEGTVLSILPGHQLVLQGRGREAVRLAAIGGFGAVIITALLLPVFMMILPPVYGPIKPYIWILLIIIVIYMFIRLNKDFKSVLWSLALFLLSGIMGYTMLNTPISSNVSLLCIFTGLFGVSTLLYSLSETSFVPTQNRFHNFKISNSILRGIFAGGIAGTILGFLPGLGPAQGSIIAQELSGGGDSESNREGFLVAISGVNTSDTLFSLVLIFLIGNPRSGIAVYINNILENFDFAHLIFFVFTALTAVSLSLFLCLKLGDIVSNSIEQVNYKKLTWIVITFMSILVFGFTLYYRFNILFMIIAYITSISLGLLPHYVGVNKSNLMGVLILPAIVIYYGMF; from the coding sequence ATAACCGGATTAATACCCGGAATCCATGTAAATACTGTTGGAGCGTTTATTTTTGCATCTTCAACATTTTTATTAACCATTTATTCACCGGAAATCCTCTGTGTATTTCTTATTTCAATGGCGATCTCACATGCACTCCTTGAATTTATACCTTCAATTTTCCTTGGAGTTCCTGAAGAAGGTACAGTCCTATCCATCTTACCCGGGCATCAACTTGTACTTCAAGGAAGGGGAAGAGAAGCAGTTCGATTAGCAGCAATTGGAGGATTTGGTGCGGTTATAATAACTGCACTTCTTCTGCCAGTATTTATGATGATTTTACCACCAGTATATGGCCCCATTAAGCCATATATATGGATATTACTTATAATAATTGTCATTTATATGTTTATACGGCTAAACAAGGACTTTAAATCAGTTTTATGGTCATTGGCCTTATTTCTACTTTCAGGAATAATGGGTTATACCATGCTGAACACCCCCATATCCTCAAATGTTTCCCTCCTCTGTATTTTTACCGGTCTATTTGGGGTCAGTACATTACTCTACAGCCTTTCTGAAACTTCATTTGTTCCTACTCAAAATAGATTTCATAATTTCAAAATAAGTAATAGTATCCTAAGGGGAATTTTTGCAGGCGGAATTGCAGGCACTATCCTCGGCTTTTTACCCGGCCTCGGCCCAGCTCAGGGAAGTATAATTGCACAGGAGTTAAGCGGTGGTGGAGATTCAGAAAGCAACAGAGAAGGTTTTCTTGTTGCAATCAGCGGAGTTAATACATCTGATACCCTGTTTTCCCTTGTGTTAATATTTTTAATTGGAAATCCAAGGAGCGGAATTGCAGTTTACATTAATAACATCTTAGAGAATTTTGATTTTGCTCATCTGATATTTTTTGTGTTTACAGCATTAACTGCAGTTTCTTTATCCTTATTCTTATGTTTAAAATTAGGAGATATTGTCAGCAATTCAATTGAACAGGTAAATTATAAAAAGCTTACATGGATTGTAATTACATTTATGAGCATCCTGGTGTTTGGATTTACATTATATTATCGTTTTAATATCCTGTTTATGATTATTGCATATATTACATCAATTTCACTTGGATTACTTCCTCATTATGTTGGAGTGAACAAATCGAATTTGATGGGAGTTTTGATTCTTCCTGCGATTGTGATTTATTATGGTATGTTTTAA
- a CDS encoding elongation factor 1-beta, translated as MGDVVATIKLMPESPEVDLEKMKEEIIASIPEGTEFHKIEEEPIAFGLVALNVMVVVGDAEGGTEPAEESFAKIEGVNTVEVTDVRRLM; from the coding sequence ATGGGAGATGTAGTAGCAACAATAAAATTAATGCCTGAAAGCCCTGAAGTTGATTTAGAAAAAATGAAAGAAGAAATTATAGCATCTATTCCTGAAGGTACTGAATTTCATAAAATAGAAGAAGAACCAATTGCATTTGGCCTTGTAGCTCTCAATGTAATGGTTGTTGTTGGCGACGCTGAAGGTGGAACAGAACCAGCCGAAGAAAGCTTCGCTAAAATTGAAGGCGTCAATACTGTGGAAGTTACTGATGTAAGAAGACTGATGTAG
- a CDS encoding PsbP-related protein: MKKGIILILGILAVIVMASGCTDSGTTNKTYSKNGVSFTYPGDWSELDKSDFQNSGSNVLVAVGDKDKSTFALATVTIGSNQRLATTKEWAASYKSGMLSNGYTFISEKSRTVDGQNGYEVVMQKSGIYTSNTYFAKDGTPYLAAFASTSNDEQTVNMILNSLKVP; the protein is encoded by the coding sequence TTGAAGAAGGGGATTATTTTAATTTTAGGGATTCTGGCCGTAATCGTTATGGCATCGGGGTGTACTGATTCTGGAACAACAAATAAAACATATTCAAAAAATGGTGTTTCTTTCACCTATCCTGGTGATTGGAGCGAACTGGATAAAAGTGACTTCCAGAACAGTGGAAGCAATGTACTCGTTGCAGTAGGAGATAAGGATAAATCAACATTTGCTTTGGCAACTGTAACCATTGGGTCAAATCAGAGATTGGCCACCACAAAAGAATGGGCTGCATCTTATAAATCAGGCATGTTAAGTAACGGATATACTTTTATATCTGAAAAATCACGGACTGTTGATGGTCAAAATGGATACGAAGTTGTAATGCAAAAATCAGGAATTTATACTTCAAATACATATTTTGCAAAGGATGGTACTCCATATTTAGCAGCTTTTGCATCCACAAGCAATGATGAGCAAACTGTTAATATGATATTGAATAGTCTTAAAGTTCCTTAA
- the cbiQ gene encoding cobalt ECF transporter T component CbiQ, with amino-acid sequence MVNISNIEMESGKTSILHSLDGRIKIISSLLIIVYAVYTTNLVILSLMEIYLLILILMSHISLSYALKRIALILPFGGAIALFQLFIRGGTVIYDLPFGIEITQQGLDFGLLLLLRIIVCITAVVLLSSITPMQDLINSARKLGVPREFSMLLSLTLRYLFFFYDELKRIRNAQKTRCFDIRNKKTAYMWRLRKVGETIGMMFLRSYEQGEKVYFSMLSRGYSDSSNLYAENKKLNIKDFTFIGITLSVIIGLEISRYFSII; translated from the coding sequence ATGGTGAATATTTCAAATATTGAAATGGAATCGGGCAAAACAAGTATTTTACATTCTTTAGATGGTAGAATAAAAATTATTTCAAGTTTGCTAATTATTGTATATGCTGTATACACTACCAATTTAGTTATATTATCTTTAATGGAGATTTATCTTTTAATATTAATTTTAATGTCTCATATCTCTTTAAGTTATGCCCTTAAAAGAATTGCCTTAATTTTGCCTTTTGGAGGAGCTATTGCATTATTCCAACTTTTTATAAGGGGAGGAACTGTAATTTATGATCTACCTTTTGGAATAGAGATTACACAACAGGGTTTGGACTTCGGATTACTTCTTTTACTTAGAATTATTGTCTGTATAACTGCAGTTGTACTTCTTTCATCTATTACTCCAATGCAGGATCTTATTAATTCTGCACGTAAACTTGGTGTACCCAGAGAATTTTCCATGCTTCTTAGTTTAACTTTGAGATATCTTTTCTTCTTCTATGATGAACTCAAAAGAATCCGTAATGCTCAAAAAACAAGATGCTTTGATATAAGGAATAAAAAAACCGCTTATATGTGGAGATTAAGAAAAGTAGGTGAAACTATTGGTATGATGTTCCTGCGTTCCTATGAACAGGGTGAAAAAGTCTATTTCAGCATGTTAAGTAGAGGTTATTCGGATAGTTCTAATTTATATGCTGAAAATAAGAAATTAAACATTAAAGATTTTACTTTTATAGGAATTACATTATCTGTAATTATAGGGTTGGAAATCAGTCGTTATTTTTCAATTATTTAG
- a CDS encoding CpaF family protein, whose translation MKDKRKEILKDLLGEFGSIDNSDEKEDEKQIPVEESIREPDYRPRDVEENIERSKDPLFFEDDEPFKLDKIMEEPAIEKVVSKPARRPKKIKKMTSRISAEIIEDGLIPFYNVNVPKFTDRERQLLNEIREKLVEVAVSQGEKFRVDEGSFIKEVKEFLRTRGVRDTEKLASQIAQEMLGYGELDPLIKDDDLEEIMVIGNEKSVFVYHRKIGMMQTNIVFKNDNDVKAIIDVIARQVNRRIDQQTPILDARLDDGSRVNATIPPISADGPSLTIRKFRKDPLTVIDLINFKTLSSHLAGFLWVCVDGLGVKPCNAIIAGGTGSGKTTTLNTVSSFTPPRERIITIEDTLELQIPHEHVLRMETRPPNIEGKGELDMDTLVKNSLRQRPDRVIVGEVRGAEAITLFTALNTGHSGFGTLHSNTARETITRLVNPPMNVPNIMIPALDFIIMQNRMYRPEGGSLRRVTEVAEVVGMEEGNVQLNRVFEWNNVVDKVEYVGIASQTLREMAELRGISITEIEEEIEKRRLVLEYMADNNIRTIGEVGEWIHNYYKDPDEVLEKIL comes from the coding sequence ATGAAAGATAAACGAAAGGAAATACTCAAGGATCTTTTAGGAGAATTTGGATCTATAGATAATTCCGATGAAAAAGAGGATGAAAAACAAATTCCAGTAGAAGAATCAATTAGAGAGCCTGATTACAGACCAAGGGACGTTGAAGAAAATATTGAACGTTCAAAAGACCCTTTATTTTTTGAGGATGATGAACCATTCAAATTAGACAAAATAATGGAAGAACCCGCCATAGAAAAGGTAGTTAGCAAACCGGCGAGGCGTCCTAAAAAAATCAAAAAAATGACATCGCGAATATCAGCTGAAATAATCGAAGATGGATTAATACCTTTTTATAATGTTAATGTTCCTAAATTTACTGATAGAGAACGTCAGTTACTTAATGAAATCCGTGAAAAACTTGTTGAAGTTGCTGTTTCACAAGGCGAAAAATTCAGAGTTGATGAAGGTTCATTTATTAAGGAAGTAAAAGAATTCCTCCGGACCAGAGGTGTTCGAGATACAGAAAAACTCGCATCACAAATAGCTCAGGAAATGTTAGGTTATGGCGAACTCGATCCACTGATCAAAGACGATGACCTTGAAGAAATAATGGTGATTGGAAATGAAAAATCTGTATTTGTTTATCACCGAAAAATAGGGATGATGCAGACAAATATAGTTTTTAAAAATGATAATGATGTTAAAGCCATTATTGATGTGATTGCAAGACAGGTTAACCGTAGGATAGACCAGCAGACACCCATACTTGATGCAAGATTAGATGATGGTTCAAGGGTAAATGCAACAATCCCCCCAATCTCTGCAGACGGCCCTAGTCTGACTATAAGGAAATTTAGAAAAGATCCACTAACTGTTATCGATTTAATTAATTTTAAAACCCTTTCATCCCATTTAGCAGGATTTTTATGGGTTTGTGTGGATGGACTCGGAGTCAAACCATGTAATGCTATTATAGCAGGAGGTACAGGTTCTGGTAAAACCACAACTCTAAACACAGTATCTTCCTTTACACCTCCACGTGAAAGAATAATTACTATTGAAGATACATTAGAGCTTCAAATTCCTCACGAACATGTATTACGTATGGAAACTCGACCCCCTAACATTGAAGGGAAGGGTGAACTTGATATGGACACACTTGTGAAAAACTCACTCAGACAGAGACCTGATCGTGTGATTGTAGGTGAAGTAAGGGGAGCTGAGGCAATAACTCTTTTTACGGCGTTAAATACCGGGCACTCTGGATTCGGTACCCTTCACTCCAATACTGCAAGAGAAACCATTACAAGACTTGTAAATCCTCCAATGAACGTTCCAAACATAATGATACCTGCTTTAGATTTCATAATAATGCAAAACAGGATGTATCGACCTGAAGGAGGTTCTTTAAGGAGAGTGACTGAAGTTGCAGAAGTTGTGGGTATGGAAGAAGGCAATGTACAGTTAAACAGAGTGTTTGAATGGAATAACGTTGTTGACAAAGTTGAATACGTTGGAATTGCAAGTCAAACTTTAAGAGAAATGGCTGAACTCCGGGGAATAAGTATAACAGAAATTGAAGAAGAAATTGAAAAAAGAAGATTAGTACTGGAGTACATGGCTGATAATAACATTAGAACAATCGGAGAAGTTGGGGAATGGATTCATAATTATTATAAAGATCCAGATGAAGTTTTAGAAAAGATATTATAA
- a CDS encoding zinc finger domain-containing protein, with the protein MDKIECTSCKQEISPVETCVKFQCPECDEIIYRCQKCRTFGHLYTCKCGFNGP; encoded by the coding sequence ATGGATAAAATAGAATGTACATCATGTAAACAAGAAATATCACCTGTAGAGACTTGCGTAAAATTCCAGTGTCCTGAATGTGACGAAATAATTTACAGATGCCAGAAATGCAGAACCTTTGGTCATCTTTACACATGTAAATGCGGATTTAATGGTCCTTAA
- a CDS encoding 50S ribosomal protein L11 methyltransferase, whose amino-acid sequence MCGSECINHTSQILKNIELFYRPCDECKTIYFKKFFPLTSQIHLDKIDNTFGSCKCGKRHLDVVIAHILKIMIEEGIKDEKSTLRNACVPLITPAYPTSSVPFLSPDSLVILSDDVDKKCSERIVNEVKEVKGVLKGNLNDTVGMKDSESSPQVYELLAGCDMRCDIVQTPFGSIGIHKYQGKIHIEFPKVKSPKIEILKNVLKDFNEPSVLDCTCGPGTLGIACLKAGAKKVVFNDIWPPAIEMTIINLEANDFPVKLSGNKEGLIASGDRFEVYCMDIKELTEFLDEKFDICLVDVFPGVDSNEFVEIVSNLAKNVVVI is encoded by the coding sequence ATGTGTGGAAGTGAATGCATTAATCATACTTCACAGATTCTTAAAAATATAGAGTTATTTTACAGACCATGTGATGAATGCAAAACAATTTATTTTAAAAAATTTTTCCCTTTAACTTCTCAAATACATCTTGATAAAATAGACAACACTTTTGGAAGTTGTAAATGTGGTAAAAGACATTTAGATGTTGTAATTGCCCATATATTGAAGATAATGATTGAAGAAGGGATAAAAGACGAAAAATCTACATTAAGAAATGCATGTGTGCCTTTAATAACTCCTGCTTATCCAACAAGTTCCGTTCCATTCTTATCTCCTGATTCTCTGGTGATATTATCAGATGATGTAGACAAAAAATGTTCTGAAAGAATTGTAAATGAAGTTAAAGAGGTTAAAGGAGTTTTAAAGGGGAATTTAAATGATACTGTGGGAATGAAAGATTCCGAATCCAGCCCCCAAGTATATGAACTTCTTGCTGGATGTGACATGAGGTGTGACATTGTGCAGACTCCCTTTGGATCAATAGGAATCCATAAATACCAGGGAAAAATCCATATAGAGTTTCCAAAGGTTAAATCTCCTAAAATAGAAATACTTAAAAACGTTTTAAAAGACTTTAATGAACCTTCAGTCCTTGATTGTACATGTGGACCTGGAACTTTGGGAATTGCATGTTTAAAGGCAGGAGCAAAAAAAGTTGTTTTTAATGATATCTGGCCTCCTGCAATTGAAATGACCATAATCAATTTAGAAGCTAATGATTTCCCAGTCAAACTTTCAGGCAATAAAGAAGGATTAATAGCATCTGGCGACAGATTTGAAGTTTACTGTATGGATATAAAGGAATTGACAGAGTTTTTAGACGAAAAATTTGATATATGTCTTGTTGATGTATTTCCTGGCGTTGATTCAAATGAATTTGTAGAAATTGTCAGTAACTTAGCTAAAAATGTTGTTGTAATTTAA